The Ciconia boyciana chromosome 31, ASM3463844v1, whole genome shotgun sequence genomic interval CCGGTGGGGAGCGCCTGGTGAGGCCGTGCCCGGGTGCGTGGTGGGTCCTGTGGGATTCAGGAgtctccctgtcccccaggaCCTGAACtgccaagaggaggaggatCCCATGAACAAGCTGAAGGGGCAGAAGATCGTCTCATGCCGTATCTGCAAGGGTGACCACTGGACTACCCGCTGTCCCTACAAGGACACCTTGGGGCCGATGCAGAAGGAGTTGGCCGAGCAGCTGGGGCTGTCCACAGGCGAGAAGGAGAAGCTGCCTGGAGGTACGGCACCCCTTTATCTTGGGatgggggggcaaggggggagGTTGCTCTCTGCCTGCGGGCAGCCTCGCCTCCTCTCTGTTGTCTTTCTTGCCCTCAGAACCGGAGCCGGTGCAGGCTCAGCAGAGCAAGACGGGCAAGTACGTCCCCCCCAGCCTGAGAGACGGAGCCAGCCGCCGCGGGGAGTCCATGCAGCCCAACCGCAGGGGTAAGTCAGGCCTGTCCTCGGGGTAGGGGcaacctccctgctccccacccacGCCGGGCCTTAGCGGCGCGTGAAGCCGGGCCTCCGCGGTGCCGCGTGCCGGCTCTGGCCGCGGTCCCGCCTTGACGTTCCTCGTCTTTCCCCCTACCAGCCGACGACAACGCCACCATCCGTGTCACCAACCTGTCCGAGGACACGCGTGAGACTGATCTCCAGGAGCTGTTCCGGCCCTTCGGCTCCATCTCTAGGATCTATTTAGCCAAGGACAAGACCACCGGGCAGTCCAAGGTGGACACGGAGGGATTCTCCCCTTTAGGGGGGCTGAGGAGGAGACCCCCCCGCTTCCTCTCACCCTCTCGCTTTCCTCCCACCCTAGGGTTTTGCTTTCATCAGCTTCCACCGCCGGGAGGATGCAGCCCGGGCTATCGCTGGGGTCTCCGGATTTGGCTACGACCACCTGATCCTCAACGTGGAATGGGCCAAGTAAGTGCTGGGGGGTGGTTTGGAGGATTGGGGGTGGCTGCCCGGTCTTGGGGGGTCCCGCATGTGGCCGCCCCTCTCCTTACCGTGGTCTCCCCTTTCCTTACTGCGTTCTCTTCCTCCTCCGCAGACCCTCTACCAACTGAACCCGCTGCGCCGGTGCCGCGCCTGCTCTCGGCAAGAGCAATCGGCGCTTCTAAATAAAGACGCACGGTCTGGTATGCACCAAGGTCTCGATCTGAGCTGGGGCGGGGGTTCACCGCGCAGGGA includes:
- the EIF3G gene encoding eukaryotic translation initiation factor 3 subunit G; the encoded protein is MTPEVWRLLPVAVREDGGSAMPTGDYDSKPSWADQVEEEGGEDDKCITSELLKDIPLPGVLGGSLSAEAELLKGGPLPSPKELINGNIKTITEYREEEDGRKVKIIRTFRIETRKASKAVARRKNWKKFGNSEFDAPGPNVATTTVSDDVFMTFITSKEDLNCQEEEDPMNKLKGQKIVSCRICKGDHWTTRCPYKDTLGPMQKELAEQLGLSTGEKEKLPGEPEPVQAQQSKTGKYVPPSLRDGASRRGESMQPNRRADDNATIRVTNLSEDTRETDLQELFRPFGSISRIYLAKDKTTGQSKGFAFISFHRREDAARAIAGVSGFGYDHLILNVEWAKPSTN